The Hyphococcus flavus genome contains a region encoding:
- the spt gene encoding serine palmitoyltransferase → MGLFDKFEKNAALYNQLSAIGKNPFTVVMEEVLGPTRAKIKGRETVLAGTHNYLGQTFERSAIEAAKQALDHEGTGTTGSRVANGTFSGHTKLESDLANFLGMDQCIVFSTGYAANLGAIAGFVDRVQDVVLIDADCHACIYDGCQLSGAETIRFRHNDPENLDKRLSRLDPKYNGKLVCIEGMYSMYGDVAPVKEFVEVAHKHGAHLLVDEAHSFGVYGETGKGVCEADGVMDSVDFYTGTFSKSLAAIGGFLASNHPEAEYLRFSSNPYRFTASPSPATIASANAALANISENPVFREKLWENANRLHAALTQFGLRLAAKPGPVISVLLPTKEDAFAAWDFLLEHGVYVNMAIPPGTPGKESLLRLAVSSAHSADDIDRLVSAYEAMAEAFPSARVTSDA, encoded by the coding sequence ATGGGCCTGTTTGATAAATTCGAAAAGAATGCGGCGCTTTACAACCAGCTTTCCGCAATCGGAAAAAATCCGTTCACCGTCGTTATGGAAGAAGTGCTTGGACCGACGCGCGCAAAAATCAAAGGGCGCGAAACGGTGCTCGCCGGCACGCATAATTATCTCGGGCAAACCTTCGAACGCTCTGCAATAGAAGCCGCCAAGCAAGCGCTGGATCATGAAGGCACCGGCACGACAGGATCACGCGTCGCCAACGGCACTTTTTCGGGACACACCAAGCTTGAGAGCGACCTTGCGAACTTTCTGGGGATGGATCAGTGCATCGTTTTCTCAACCGGATACGCCGCCAATCTCGGCGCTATTGCCGGTTTCGTGGACCGTGTGCAGGACGTCGTACTGATTGATGCTGACTGTCATGCCTGCATCTATGACGGCTGCCAGCTTTCCGGCGCGGAGACTATCCGCTTCCGCCATAACGATCCGGAAAATCTGGACAAGCGCCTCTCACGCCTTGATCCTAAGTATAACGGCAAACTCGTCTGCATCGAGGGCATGTATTCCATGTATGGCGATGTGGCGCCGGTCAAAGAATTCGTTGAGGTTGCGCACAAGCATGGCGCGCACCTGCTGGTAGACGAAGCGCATTCGTTCGGCGTTTATGGAGAAACAGGCAAAGGCGTTTGCGAAGCAGACGGCGTCATGGACAGCGTCGATTTTTATACGGGCACATTTTCAAAATCACTCGCGGCCATTGGCGGGTTTCTGGCGTCAAACCATCCGGAAGCGGAATATCTGCGATTTTCATCGAACCCTTACCGATTTACAGCTTCGCCATCCCCGGCAACGATTGCATCCGCGAATGCGGCACTTGCTAATATCAGCGAAAACCCTGTCTTCAGGGAAAAACTATGGGAAAACGCCAACCGTCTGCATGCGGCGCTCACTCAGTTCGGCCTGCGTCTCGCGGCGAAACCAGGCCCCGTGATTTCCGTACTTCTTCCAACAAAAGAGGACGCTTTCGCAGCCTGGGATTTCCTCTTGGAGCACGGCGTCTACGTCAACATGGCGATCCCGCCCGGCACGCCTGGCAAGGAATCGCTCTTGCGTCTCGCCGTTTCGTCCGCCCATAGCGCGGACGATATTGATCGTCTCGTGTCAGCGTATGAGGCGATGGCTGAAGCATTCCCTTCGGCGCGCGTTACTTCTGACGCATGA
- a CDS encoding cupin-like domain-containing protein — protein MIFDPQSFESFSGRYPDQWCVLRHSLSGHQLFRIDQLTALAAALPVESVEYNAGDLPISQDPTTTPMNGLTPEETVRRIAENNSWMVLKNVEQQPSYRQAMDHCLGAIEGIVEKSSGAMHKREAFVFVSSPGSVTPFHMDPEHNILMQLEGSKTFRIYPNKSRDIVSDEQHEAFHIEGAHRNLPYREEFEKQAQAITLKPGDALYVPVKSPHWVAVNDAVSVSLSITWRSAASDNEGLLRRGNGWLRSRGGRPPSPGRAPLRDRAVIISRRIIERLSRH, from the coding sequence ATGATTTTCGACCCGCAGTCTTTCGAAAGCTTCTCAGGCCGCTACCCCGATCAGTGGTGCGTATTGCGGCATTCATTATCGGGCCATCAGCTTTTTAGAATTGATCAATTGACGGCGCTGGCGGCGGCGTTGCCTGTCGAAAGCGTCGAATATAACGCCGGCGACCTTCCCATCAGTCAGGACCCGACGACAACACCAATGAATGGCCTGACGCCTGAGGAAACCGTTCGTCGTATTGCAGAAAATAATTCCTGGATGGTTTTAAAAAACGTCGAACAACAGCCATCCTATAGACAGGCCATGGATCATTGCCTGGGCGCGATCGAAGGCATTGTTGAGAAATCATCCGGGGCTATGCACAAGCGCGAGGCGTTTGTTTTTGTTTCTTCGCCAGGATCAGTGACGCCGTTTCATATGGATCCGGAGCATAACATCCTGATGCAATTGGAGGGCTCTAAGACCTTTAGAATCTATCCGAACAAAAGCCGGGATATCGTTTCTGACGAGCAACACGAGGCTTTCCATATAGAAGGGGCTCACAGAAACCTTCCTTACAGGGAAGAGTTTGAAAAACAGGCGCAGGCGATAACATTGAAGCCAGGTGATGCGCTCTACGTCCCGGTGAAGTCACCGCACTGGGTTGCGGTGAACGATGCGGTATCCGTTTCACTTTCGATTACGTGGCGCAGTGCTGCCTCGGACAATGAGGGGCTCCTGCGCAGGGGAAATGGCTGGCTGCGATCTCGGGGCGGGCGACCGCCGAGCCCCGGGCGTGCGCCCCTCAGAGACCGGGCTGTTATAATCTCACGGCGGATCATTGAGCGGTTAAGCCGTCACTAA
- a CDS encoding fatty acyl-AMP ligase has translation MAGIPTEAIPKQNTMPTPSKNSTLAPKIGGFSSVCEALDYAARGETGYNFFNLRGEATAVLPYREVRDQAKALARKMAGRFERGARLAVIAETSPDFIVTFYACQYAGLVPAPMPMPVNLGGKDGYINQIRQMIAGARAAGAIGPETLREFLDQAAAEAGGADVFTFDELKTLPDSDEEPVPFGADDHCYIQYSSGSTSAPKGVIGAQRSVCANMTAIARDGMYLAPGDRASSWLPLYHDMGLIGFVLTPMSGQVAVDFLATSDFVRRPLLWLRILTDQKATITYSPSFGYELAAKRSARAEPGTIDLSTIRVAGIGGDMVRPEALNAFADAFESFGFKRNAFTPSYGMAEATLAISFPVLGTPVTVDEVDMRHYTRSGIAQPASAVTSPEHKRGFVLCGRALPGHEIEVRDESGAAVGERAVGRIFIKGPSLTPGYFSDPEASAAMYDGEWLDTGDMGYVLDGQIVITGRAKDLIIINGRNIWPQDIEWAVEKVDGVRGGGVAAFSVDDGGSERIVVVAERRGLDSEALANLKREVSTVVQNAVGAPAEIVLARPHSMVMTSSGKLSRAKVRQKYLDGAFDDVAAASASARQLAEARV, from the coding sequence ATGGCCGGCATCCCAACTGAGGCGATCCCAAAGCAGAACACCATGCCGACACCAAGCAAAAATTCTACTCTTGCGCCAAAAATTGGCGGATTTTCAAGCGTTTGCGAGGCGCTGGATTACGCAGCCCGGGGCGAGACGGGTTACAACTTCTTCAACCTGCGCGGTGAAGCGACGGCCGTTCTGCCTTATCGGGAGGTGCGCGATCAGGCGAAAGCCCTTGCCCGCAAGATGGCCGGCCGTTTCGAGCGCGGCGCCCGTCTCGCGGTAATCGCTGAGACCAGCCCGGATTTCATCGTCACTTTTTACGCGTGCCAATATGCCGGGCTCGTTCCGGCGCCGATGCCCATGCCGGTCAATCTGGGCGGCAAGGACGGCTACATCAATCAGATACGCCAGATGATTGCCGGTGCGCGCGCCGCCGGCGCGATCGGCCCTGAGACCTTACGTGAATTCCTCGACCAGGCCGCTGCCGAAGCAGGCGGCGCTGACGTCTTTACATTCGATGAGTTAAAGACATTGCCAGATAGCGACGAGGAACCAGTTCCGTTCGGCGCTGACGACCATTGCTATATTCAGTACTCGTCTGGTTCGACGAGTGCGCCAAAAGGCGTCATCGGCGCACAGCGTTCTGTTTGCGCGAACATGACGGCGATTGCACGCGACGGAATGTATCTGGCCCCTGGCGACCGCGCTTCAAGCTGGCTGCCGCTTTATCATGACATGGGATTGATCGGCTTCGTCCTGACGCCAATGAGCGGTCAGGTAGCGGTTGATTTCCTCGCTACATCCGACTTCGTCCGTAGGCCGCTTTTATGGCTGCGCATCCTGACTGACCAAAAAGCGACAATTACGTACAGCCCTTCCTTTGGGTATGAACTTGCTGCGAAACGGTCTGCGCGGGCAGAGCCCGGCACAATAGACCTTTCAACCATTCGCGTCGCCGGCATCGGCGGCGACATGGTGCGCCCCGAAGCGCTCAATGCATTTGCCGATGCGTTTGAGTCTTTCGGCTTCAAACGGAACGCCTTCACACCAAGCTACGGCATGGCGGAAGCTACGCTGGCGATTTCTTTTCCTGTACTCGGCACGCCGGTTACCGTCGATGAAGTCGATATGCGTCACTACACGCGATCCGGTATCGCACAGCCGGCGTCAGCCGTAACATCGCCTGAACACAAACGCGGGTTTGTGCTATGCGGACGAGCCCTGCCGGGACACGAGATCGAGGTCCGGGATGAAAGCGGCGCAGCGGTGGGCGAACGCGCCGTCGGCCGGATTTTCATCAAGGGGCCAAGCCTGACGCCGGGCTATTTCTCCGACCCTGAAGCCTCCGCCGCCATGTATGACGGCGAATGGCTCGATACGGGCGACATGGGATACGTCCTTGACGGCCAGATCGTTATCACGGGCCGGGCAAAAGACCTGATCATCATCAACGGCCGCAATATCTGGCCGCAGGATATCGAATGGGCTGTCGAGAAAGTCGACGGCGTGCGCGGCGGCGGCGTCGCAGCGTTTTCCGTCGACGATGGCGGGTCGGAACGCATCGTCGTTGTGGCGGAGCGGCGCGGCCTTGATTCTGAAGCTTTGGCGAACCTAAAGCGTGAAGTGAGCACAGTCGTTCAGAACGCTGTAGGCGCACCGGCGGAAATCGTCCTTGCACGTCCTCATTCGATGGTCATGACGTCTTCAGGCAAACTTTCACGGGCAAAAGTACGGCAAAAATATCTCGACGGCGCCTTTGATGACGTTGCAGCGGCAAGCGCAAGCGCGCGGCAACTTGCCGAGGCGCGAGTTTGA
- a CDS encoding glutaminyl-peptide cyclotransferase: MRPNLVILIAALFSAQCACASEPVEPTIYDYRILETYPHATDGFTQGLFFDGDTLVESTGLFGESSLRRVELDSGEVVQSAALAPEIFGEGSAIIDDDIFVISWRNGKAFRFDAKSFEMEESFKYEGEGWGLTNNGNELVMSDGTDQLRFLDPLDFSEKRRTQVTLRGEPLGKLNELEWVEGEIYANIWLTNVLARIDPETGAVTGLVDLRGLLPEKDFIQGQTDVLNGIAYNGEENILYVTGKNWPKLFKIELVEKP, encoded by the coding sequence GTGAGACCCAACCTCGTCATATTAATTGCAGCATTGTTTTCGGCTCAGTGCGCATGCGCTTCGGAACCGGTCGAACCGACGATATATGATTATCGCATATTGGAAACTTATCCGCACGCTACGGACGGGTTCACGCAAGGCCTGTTTTTCGACGGCGACACCCTTGTTGAGAGCACCGGCCTTTTTGGCGAATCCTCATTACGCCGTGTAGAGCTTGATAGCGGCGAGGTCGTTCAATCCGCCGCCCTTGCGCCCGAGATTTTCGGAGAAGGCTCCGCGATCATAGATGATGATATTTTCGTTATAAGCTGGCGGAACGGCAAAGCCTTCCGGTTCGATGCGAAAAGTTTCGAGATGGAAGAAAGCTTCAAGTACGAAGGTGAAGGCTGGGGCCTCACCAACAATGGCAATGAGCTGGTGATGAGCGATGGAACAGATCAATTGAGATTTCTTGATCCATTGGACTTTTCAGAAAAGCGAAGAACACAAGTCACCTTGCGGGGCGAGCCACTCGGCAAGCTCAATGAACTCGAGTGGGTCGAAGGCGAGATTTATGCAAATATCTGGTTGACCAATGTTCTTGCCCGCATTGACCCCGAGACAGGCGCCGTTACAGGGCTCGTGGACCTTAGGGGCCTGCTGCCGGAAAAAGATTTCATTCAGGGACAAACCGATGTCCTGAACGGCATTGCCTACAACGGTGAGGAAAATATTCTCTATGTCACCGGCAAAAACTGGCCAAAGCTGTTCAAGATTGAACTGGTCGAAAAACCGTAA
- a CDS encoding acyl carrier protein has translation MAAIQEDDDLVFHKICSLLEPLNEKGVKLTRDTDIIADLEIDSVSLLDVVMDIEDNYDISIPVNTISEIKTIGELVDAIHKIKKEQS, from the coding sequence ATGGCCGCTATCCAGGAAGACGATGATCTCGTGTTCCACAAGATCTGCTCGCTGCTCGAGCCTTTGAACGAAAAGGGCGTAAAACTGACGCGCGACACCGACATTATCGCCGATCTCGAAATCGATTCCGTATCGTTGCTCGACGTCGTGATGGACATCGAGGACAATTACGACATCTCCATCCCGGTGAATACGATTTCCGAAATCAAGACCATCGGCGAACTGGTCGACGCCATTCACAAGATCAAGAAAGAACAATCGTAA
- a CDS encoding NAD-dependent epimerase/dehydratase family protein, which yields MTKHAAVTGGTGFVGAALINKLIDGGWRVTALARDPSRLTHATEINAVSGSLDDEGALAQTAASADVFFHLAGVTHARNREQYENVNVHGATLAAQAARNAGARFVHASSMSAQAPEVSPYAQSKFDSEKAVADVGGDWLALRLPAIYGPRDRATLPYFKLVKSGFALEPKTARPARASILYVDDAANALIDAAQADLKAGVFEVGDECDDGWSWAEIGQILGDAFGRKPRAIRVPRPFIAGYHRLLRTVEGIAGKTPSVREGQINEFFHETWVARENLLSDACNWRPKTPLKEGFAKTIRWYQEHDLL from the coding sequence TTGACCAAACACGCAGCCGTTACCGGCGGCACGGGATTTGTCGGCGCAGCCCTTATCAATAAGTTGATCGACGGCGGATGGCGTGTCACCGCGCTTGCGCGCGACCCATCAAGGCTGACACACGCAACAGAAATCAACGCGGTTTCCGGCTCTCTTGATGATGAAGGCGCGCTCGCGCAGACCGCTGCTTCTGCCGATGTTTTCTTCCACCTTGCTGGCGTAACCCATGCGCGTAACAGAGAACAATATGAAAATGTGAACGTTCACGGCGCGACATTAGCGGCGCAAGCGGCAAGGAATGCTGGCGCGCGTTTTGTTCACGCCTCCTCCATGTCTGCACAGGCCCCTGAGGTTTCGCCATACGCGCAAAGCAAATTTGACAGCGAAAAAGCTGTCGCGGATGTTGGCGGCGACTGGCTGGCGCTTCGATTGCCCGCCATTTACGGCCCTCGCGACCGTGCGACGCTTCCCTATTTCAAACTCGTTAAATCAGGCTTCGCGCTTGAACCCAAAACCGCGAGACCGGCGCGCGCTTCTATTCTTTACGTTGATGATGCGGCGAACGCCTTAATCGACGCCGCACAGGCCGATTTGAAAGCTGGCGTGTTTGAAGTCGGCGACGAGTGTGACGACGGATGGTCCTGGGCCGAGATCGGTCAAATTCTGGGCGATGCATTCGGCCGCAAGCCGCGCGCAATCAGGGTGCCGCGCCCGTTCATCGCCGGCTATCACAGATTGTTACGCACTGTTGAAGGCATCGCAGGCAAAACACCCAGTGTCCGGGAGGGACAAATCAACGAATTCTTCCATGAAACATGGGTCGCACGGGAAAACCTGCTCTCCGACGCCTGCAATTGGCGGCCGAAAACGCCGCTGAAAGAAGGATTTGCAAAAACCATCCGTTGGTATCAAGAACACGATTTGCTTTAA
- a CDS encoding DUF2141 domain-containing protein, translating into MLKRIGFFTSAFLCLSTATVNANDDDDAASAADFTFEHVSCSGHENEIRIIVNDVKGAHGLITADLYPNEEDGFLRGRGRILQVRFAAKAPQTKFCIRAPESGLFAMSVYHDENANGDFDKNGIGLPAEPWGISNNPKVRFGPPKVEKALFEVGAETGAKVSINLN; encoded by the coding sequence ATGTTAAAGCGTATCGGATTTTTCACATCAGCGTTTCTTTGTCTCTCCACGGCGACTGTGAACGCCAATGATGACGATGACGCGGCAAGCGCTGCGGACTTCACATTCGAACATGTGAGCTGTTCAGGCCATGAAAATGAAATCCGCATCATCGTCAATGACGTAAAGGGCGCACATGGCCTGATCACAGCAGATTTATACCCCAACGAGGAAGATGGCTTCCTGCGCGGCCGCGGTCGGATTTTGCAAGTCAGGTTCGCCGCCAAGGCGCCGCAGACAAAATTCTGCATCCGCGCGCCCGAAAGCGGTCTTTTCGCCATGTCCGTTTATCATGACGAAAACGCCAATGGTGATTTTGACAAAAACGGCATCGGCCTTCCAGCTGAGCCTTGGGGCATTTCAAACAATCCAAAGGTGCGTTTCGGCCCGCCAAAAGTTGAAAAGGCGTTGTTTGAGGTTGGCGCCGAGACCGGCGCAAAAGTCAGCATCAACCTAAACTAA
- a CDS encoding sterol desaturase family protein translates to MRLFIGYKAWKEEEYLLNRMTFDDLVKAYVTYPAIQVYALIVLVALITGFATMTSLTLFAVAFVVGALMFPVAWYLIHRFVLHGSWMYKTPYLASLWKRVHYDHHRFPNDLSVLFGGLHTTLPTILFAAGPVGWWINGLSGACAAIAGTVVMTCYTEFLHAGQHLAFEPKSKFWKTIKARHLAHHFHNESGNFGIAEFFWDKAFGTFYAETADAPRSATARNLGYTDETAKKFPWVKELTDAEPEKRQAMRSRGAA, encoded by the coding sequence ATGCGTTTATTTATCGGCTATAAGGCGTGGAAAGAGGAAGAATACCTCCTCAACCGGATGACATTCGACGATCTGGTCAAGGCGTATGTGACCTATCCGGCCATACAGGTTTATGCGCTGATCGTCCTTGTGGCGCTCATCACCGGATTTGCGACAATGACGTCACTGACGCTGTTCGCCGTGGCTTTTGTCGTGGGCGCGTTGATGTTCCCAGTCGCCTGGTATCTGATCCACCGTTTCGTTCTGCATGGCAGCTGGATGTACAAAACGCCCTATCTGGCGAGCTTGTGGAAGCGCGTGCACTATGACCATCACCGTTTCCCCAATGACCTTTCCGTACTTTTTGGGGGCCTCCACACCACCCTGCCGACGATCCTTTTCGCCGCCGGGCCCGTGGGCTGGTGGATTAACGGGCTTTCCGGCGCCTGTGCAGCCATCGCCGGAACCGTGGTCATGACCTGCTACACGGAATTCCTCCATGCCGGACAGCATTTGGCGTTCGAGCCCAAATCAAAGTTTTGGAAAACCATCAAGGCGCGGCATCTCGCCCACCATTTTCATAACGAAAGCGGTAATTTCGGGATCGCGGAGTTTTTCTGGGACAAAGCGTTCGGAACTTTTTACGCGGAAACCGCCGATGCGCCGCGTAGCGCAACAGCCCGCAATCTTGGTTACACGGACGAAACGGCCAAGAAATTTCCTTGGGTTAAGGAGCTTACCGACGCTGAGCCCGAAAAAAGGCAGGCGATGCGCTCCAGGGGCGCCGCCTAG
- a CDS encoding sodium-translocating pyrophosphatase, with the protein MSIALLAVIGAGLAAILYGAFTVNQVLSLPSGTDRMKEIAAAIQEGAQAYLNKQYTTIAIAGGVVFLVLLFAFKFDFIPAVGFAIGAVLSGAAGFIGMLVSVRANVRTTQAASESLAKGLSVAFKAGAITGMLVAGLALLGLAAYYAILTVGLGHAPESRAVVNGLVALSLGASLISVFARLGGGIFTKGADVGGDMVGKVEAGIPEDDPRNPATIADNVGDNVGDCAGMAADLFETYVVTVAATMVLGSILFTANAAQFMFYPLAIGGVCILTSIAGTYGVSLGKGSTNIMGALYKGLVITGVLSLVAIGIVTFQMFGFSEQIGTTEGGSPFTGLSLFLCGILGLVVTGLIVWITEYYTGTDYRPVKSVAKASESGHGTNVIQGLAVSMEATALPALVIVVGIVTAYNLAGLFGIATAVTTMLALAGMIVALDAFGPVTDNAGGIAEMSGLEGSVRETTDALDAVGNTTKAVTKGYAIGSAGLGALVLFAAYTKDIEHFVAHPTEFPFFADVNVSFSLSDPYVIAGLLIGGLLPYLFGGIAMQAVGRAAGAIVEEVRRQFKEKPGIMQGTERPDYARAVNMLTGAAIKEMVVPSMLPILSPLVVYGIVSVVADKSAALSAVGAMLIGVIVTGLFVAISMTAGGGAWDNAKKYIEDGNHGGKGSEAHKAAVTGDTVGDPYKDTAGPAVNPMIKITNIVALLLLAALAG; encoded by the coding sequence ATGAGCATTGCGCTATTGGCGGTCATTGGGGCCGGCTTGGCAGCCATTCTGTACGGCGCCTTCACCGTAAACCAGGTGTTATCGCTGCCGTCCGGCACAGACCGCATGAAAGAAATCGCCGCCGCCATTCAAGAGGGCGCGCAGGCCTATCTCAACAAACAGTACACAACGATCGCCATCGCCGGCGGCGTCGTGTTCCTAGTCTTGCTGTTTGCGTTCAAGTTCGACTTCATCCCCGCTGTCGGCTTCGCCATTGGCGCGGTGTTGTCGGGCGCGGCAGGTTTCATCGGCATGCTTGTGTCGGTGCGGGCAAACGTACGCACGACTCAGGCTGCAAGTGAAAGCCTAGCCAAAGGTCTTTCGGTTGCGTTTAAAGCAGGCGCCATCACCGGCATGCTGGTTGCCGGTCTCGCGTTGCTCGGTCTTGCAGCGTATTACGCGATCCTCACGGTCGGCCTCGGTCACGCGCCTGAAAGCCGTGCGGTGGTCAACGGACTTGTTGCATTGTCTCTTGGCGCATCACTGATTTCAGTGTTCGCACGTCTCGGCGGCGGCATCTTCACCAAGGGCGCCGACGTTGGCGGCGACATGGTCGGCAAGGTCGAAGCCGGCATTCCCGAAGACGATCCGCGCAACCCGGCGACGATTGCTGACAACGTTGGCGACAATGTCGGCGACTGCGCCGGCATGGCTGCTGACCTTTTCGAAACCTACGTCGTGACTGTCGCAGCGACCATGGTGCTGGGGTCGATCCTCTTCACCGCTAACGCCGCGCAGTTCATGTTCTATCCGCTTGCCATCGGCGGCGTCTGCATCCTGACCTCGATTGCCGGCACCTACGGCGTATCGCTGGGCAAGGGCTCAACCAACATCATGGGCGCTCTTTACAAGGGCCTCGTTATCACTGGCGTTCTATCGCTTGTCGCCATCGGCATCGTTACGTTCCAGATGTTCGGTTTTTCAGAACAGATCGGAACGACCGAAGGCGGGTCGCCTTTCACTGGCCTGTCGCTGTTCCTTTGCGGCATTCTCGGTCTTGTCGTTACGGGCCTGATCGTCTGGATCACGGAATACTACACCGGCACTGACTATCGCCCTGTGAAATCCGTTGCGAAGGCGTCCGAGTCCGGTCACGGCACGAACGTTATCCAGGGCCTTGCAGTTTCCATGGAAGCGACAGCGCTTCCGGCGCTTGTCATCGTTGTCGGCATTGTCACGGCTTACAACCTTGCCGGCCTCTTCGGCATCGCCACGGCGGTGACGACCATGCTGGCGCTAGCGGGCATGATCGTTGCGCTCGACGCATTTGGTCCGGTTACGGACAATGCCGGCGGCATCGCTGAAATGTCCGGTCTTGAGGGTTCCGTTCGCGAAACGACGGACGCGCTTGATGCGGTCGGCAACACGACGAAAGCCGTTACCAAAGGTTACGCCATTGGTTCTGCTGGCCTCGGCGCGCTGGTGCTGTTCGCGGCATATACGAAAGACATTGAGCACTTTGTCGCGCATCCGACGGAGTTTCCGTTCTTTGCGGATGTGAACGTCTCGTTTTCACTCTCTGACCCGTACGTTATTGCCGGACTCCTGATCGGTGGTCTTCTGCCCTATCTCTTCGGCGGCATCGCCATGCAGGCCGTTGGCCGCGCGGCGGGCGCCATCGTTGAGGAAGTGCGCCGTCAGTTCAAGGAGAAGCCGGGCATCATGCAGGGTACAGAGCGCCCTGATTACGCACGTGCGGTTAACATGCTGACGGGTGCGGCGATCAAGGAAATGGTCGTTCCATCCATGTTGCCGATCCTGTCGCCGCTGGTTGTTTACGGCATTGTCTCCGTTGTGGCTGACAAGTCGGCTGCGCTTTCTGCGGTCGGCGCGATGCTTATCGGCGTGATCGTTACAGGTCTCTTCGTCGCTATCTCCATGACGGCGGGCGGCGGCGCCTGGGACAACGCCAAGAAGTACATCGAAGACGGTAATCATGGCGGCAAGGGCTCCGAAGCTCACAAAGCCGCTGTCACCGGCGACACAGTGGGCGATCCTTACAAGGATACGGCGGGCCCGGCGGTGAACCCGATGATCAAGATTACGAACATCGTGGCGCTTCTGCTATTGGCGGCGCTTGCTGGCTAA
- a CDS encoding AMP nucleosidase yields MADVPPFNAPASDLVACETPQDAVKRLTALYEEAHQLTKQRFERYLDGAEKLEQEGGAVYPYLCAVVPAEAAPQTSKLALGQIASVSVHGATITQPALFGSYLEEQLSRIIERFSAKIFVGKSYTPIPLTFALEKATASLTLDKRLRLQHHFHTPNLVATNDDIVDGQYILKRHGAMPLTLFTAERVDYSLHRIQHYTATKPEHFQDYILFTNYQRYVDEFVEYARDELAAGRAEALIEPGDRTTTKTVAPNTPPLSQLPQMPAYHLVQKGHKGITLVNIGVGPSNAKTITDHLAVLRPHVWLMIGHCGGLRRTQRLGDYVLAHAYLREDNVLDDVLPPSVPLPTLAEIQLALTRAVQEVSGIEAKKLKEHLRTGTVVTTSDRNWELRFERNAVRLNQARAIAIDMESATIAANGYRYRVPYGTLLCVSDRPLHGEVKLPGMADAFYQERVSQHLEIGVKAIEVLREEANAGTLHSRKLRSFDEPFFR; encoded by the coding sequence ATGGCCGACGTTCCGCCATTTAATGCGCCAGCCAGCGATCTTGTCGCCTGTGAGACGCCGCAAGATGCTGTGAAGCGATTGACGGCGCTATATGAAGAAGCGCATCAGCTGACAAAGCAGCGGTTTGAACGCTATCTCGATGGCGCTGAAAAACTCGAACAGGAGGGTGGTGCGGTCTACCCTTATCTCTGCGCGGTCGTGCCGGCTGAGGCTGCCCCGCAGACCTCTAAACTGGCGCTTGGGCAAATCGCATCGGTAAGCGTTCACGGCGCGACAATCACCCAGCCTGCGCTTTTCGGCAGCTATCTTGAAGAACAACTGAGCCGGATCATAGAGCGATTTTCTGCGAAGATTTTTGTTGGAAAATCATACACGCCAATTCCGCTGACGTTTGCGCTTGAAAAAGCGACGGCGTCGTTGACGCTCGACAAGCGGCTTCGTCTTCAGCACCATTTCCACACGCCTAATCTGGTCGCCACCAATGATGATATTGTCGACGGGCAATATATACTGAAAAGACACGGCGCTATGCCATTGACCTTGTTCACTGCCGAGCGGGTAGATTATTCGCTGCACCGGATACAGCACTATACGGCGACGAAGCCAGAGCACTTTCAGGACTATATTCTGTTCACGAACTATCAACGGTATGTGGATGAGTTTGTCGAATATGCGCGTGATGAACTGGCTGCGGGGCGCGCAGAGGCGCTGATTGAACCTGGCGACCGCACCACGACGAAAACAGTCGCGCCGAACACGCCGCCGCTTTCTCAATTGCCGCAAATGCCCGCTTATCATCTGGTGCAGAAAGGGCATAAGGGCATTACGCTCGTCAATATTGGCGTCGGCCCCTCAAACGCGAAAACAATTACTGACCATCTAGCTGTGTTGCGTCCTCATGTCTGGCTGATGATCGGTCATTGCGGCGGATTGCGCCGTACGCAGCGGTTGGGCGATTACGTTCTCGCGCATGCTTATTTGCGCGAAGACAATGTGCTTGATGACGTCTTGCCGCCATCGGTGCCGCTACCGACATTGGCGGAAATACAGCTTGCTCTAACGCGCGCGGTGCAGGAAGTGTCGGGTATCGAAGCAAAGAAACTGAAAGAGCACTTGCGTACGGGAACAGTTGTCACCACCAGCGACCGCAACTGGGAATTACGTTTCGAACGCAATGCAGTGCGTTTAAATCAGGCGCGGGCCATCGCGATCGATATGGAATCGGCGACAATTGCAGCAAACGGTTATCGTTATCGCGTGCCTTATGGAACATTGCTTTGCGTCTCCGATCGCCCGCTTCATGGCGAGGTGAAGTTGCCAGGCATGGCGGATGCTTTTTACCAGGAACGCGTCAGCCAGCATCTCGAGATCGGCGTTAAGGCAATAGAAGTCCTTCGTGAAGAAGCGAATGCGGGAACGCTGCACTCGCGCAAGCTGCGCAGTTTTGACGAGCCGTTTTTCAGATAG